One Thalassospira marina DNA window includes the following coding sequences:
- a CDS encoding branched-chain amino acid ABC transporter permease, with product MKTSSMTSSATTSTGTRIQLALLAVAFIALVIAPFAFYPIFLMKVLCFALFACAFNLLLGYTGLLSFGHAAFFGGASYFTAYAVKEWGFPPELGILVGVVGAALLGLVMGFFAIRRQGIYFAMVTLALAQMFYFFCLQAEFTHGEDGLQGVPRGHFLGFIDLNQPLNMYFFVLGIFVIGIFAIWRIVHSPFGMILKSIRENEDRAISLGYSVNRYKLGAFVMSAALAGLAGGTKTLVFQFATLTDVAWQMSGEVILMTLLGGIGTIFGPIFGAGFVVTLQNYLAASAFPVTVLTGLIFMVCVLVFRRGIIGEFNASRLGARLGLRTKQ from the coding sequence ATGAAAACATCTTCCATGACATCTTCTGCCACCACCAGTACCGGCACCCGTATCCAGCTTGCGCTGCTTGCTGTTGCGTTCATTGCCCTGGTGATTGCGCCCTTCGCCTTTTATCCGATCTTTCTGATGAAGGTGCTCTGTTTCGCCCTGTTTGCATGTGCTTTCAACCTGTTGCTGGGCTATACCGGGCTTCTGTCATTTGGCCATGCCGCATTTTTTGGCGGGGCATCCTATTTCACCGCCTATGCGGTCAAAGAATGGGGCTTCCCACCTGAACTGGGCATTCTTGTTGGTGTGGTTGGTGCTGCCCTTTTGGGGCTGGTGATGGGCTTTTTTGCCATTCGTCGCCAGGGCATCTATTTCGCCATGGTCACGCTCGCGCTGGCACAGATGTTTTACTTTTTCTGTCTGCAGGCTGAATTTACCCATGGTGAAGATGGCCTTCAGGGCGTGCCGCGCGGCCATTTCCTGGGTTTTATCGACCTTAACCAACCGCTTAACATGTATTTCTTCGTGCTGGGCATTTTCGTGATTGGTATTTTCGCCATCTGGCGCATTGTCCATTCGCCGTTTGGCATGATCCTGAAATCCATCCGCGAAAACGAAGACCGCGCCATTTCGCTGGGCTATTCGGTTAACCGTTACAAGCTTGGTGCCTTTGTGATGTCGGCGGCCCTGGCCGGGCTGGCAGGGGGCACCAAAACGCTGGTGTTCCAGTTCGCCACCCTGACCGACGTTGCCTGGCAAATGTCGGGCGAGGTTATCCTGATGACGCTTCTGGGTGGTATCGGCACCATTTTTGGTCCCATCTTTGGTGCGGGTTTTGTCGTGACCCTGCAAAACTACCTTGCAGCATCGGCATTCCCCGTTACCGTCCTGACCGGGCTGATCTTTATGGTCTGCGTTCTGGTGTTCCGTCGCGGGATCATTGGTGAATTCAATGCATCGCGCCTTGGTGCCCGTTTGGGTCTGCGGACCAAGCAATAA
- a CDS encoding branched-chain amino acid ABC transporter permease, which yields MIFGIPIQAFLGQLLIGLINGSFYAMLSLGLAIIFGMLRVINFAHGAQYMMGAFAGMLLLTWLGVNYWFALILAPVIVGLTGIVVERFALRRLYNLDHLYGLLFTFGLALVVEGAFRYFYGSSGQPYATPKLLSGGVNLGFMYLPIYRGWVVVASLIVCIGTWVLIEKTRLGAYLRAATENPILVQSFGINVPLLLTLTYGLGAGLAALAGIMAAPIYQVSPLMGSNLIIVVFAIVVVGGMGSIMGAIITGYALGILEGLTKVFYPEASNIVIFVIMALVLLVRPAGLFGRDA from the coding sequence ATGATTTTTGGAATTCCCATTCAGGCGTTTCTGGGACAGTTGCTGATCGGCCTTATCAACGGGTCGTTCTATGCAATGCTCAGCCTTGGCCTGGCGATTATTTTCGGCATGCTGCGCGTGATCAATTTCGCCCATGGCGCCCAATATATGATGGGTGCCTTTGCCGGTATGCTGCTGCTGACCTGGCTTGGTGTGAATTACTGGTTCGCTCTGATTCTTGCCCCCGTCATTGTCGGTCTTACCGGCATTGTCGTCGAACGCTTTGCACTGCGCCGCCTTTATAACCTCGACCATCTTTATGGCCTGCTGTTTACCTTTGGTCTGGCATTGGTGGTTGAAGGCGCGTTTCGTTATTTTTATGGCTCCTCGGGCCAGCCCTATGCCACGCCCAAACTGCTAAGTGGCGGTGTCAATCTGGGCTTCATGTATCTGCCGATCTATCGTGGCTGGGTGGTTGTTGCTTCACTGATCGTGTGTATCGGCACCTGGGTTCTGATCGAAAAAACACGTTTGGGTGCCTATCTGCGCGCAGCAACGGAGAACCCCATCCTTGTTCAGTCATTTGGCATCAATGTGCCCCTGCTTCTGACCTTGACCTATGGTCTTGGCGCCGGTCTGGCGGCATTGGCAGGCATCATGGCGGCACCGATCTATCAGGTCAGCCCGCTTATGGGCTCCAATCTGATTATTGTGGTTTTCGCCATTGTCGTGGTTGGTGGCATGGGATCGATCATGGGGGCCATTATTACCGGCTATGCGCTGGGTATTCTTGAAGGCCTGACCAAGGTTTTCTACCCCGAAGCCTCAAACATCGTGATCTTTGTCATCATGGCACTGGTTCTTCTGGTCCGGCCTGCCGGTCTGTTTGGTCGGGATGCGTGA
- a CDS encoding ABC transporter ATP-binding protein, which produces MSDKDILLSVRDLNAWYDESHVLHGVNLNVRRGETVTILGRNGVGKTTTLRSIVGILRKRTGAIEFNGHDLMRLPLHKTAKTGLGFVPEERGIFASLSVEENLMLPPKISDSGMSIEEIYDLFPNLYERKTSSGTKLSGGEQQMLAMARMLRIGVDMLLLDEPTEGLAPVIVQRIGEVLQTLKQRGMTILLIEQNFRFASKIADRFYLMEHGLVSAGFDASELPARMDMLHEVLGV; this is translated from the coding sequence ATGAGTGACAAGGATATCCTTCTGTCCGTCAGGGATTTGAATGCCTGGTACGACGAAAGCCACGTCCTGCACGGGGTGAATTTGAATGTCCGCCGGGGCGAAACCGTTACCATTCTAGGCCGTAACGGCGTGGGTAAAACCACCACATTGCGGTCCATCGTTGGTATTTTGCGCAAACGCACCGGGGCCATTGAATTTAACGGCCACGACCTGATGCGCCTGCCCCTGCACAAAACTGCCAAAACCGGCCTTGGTTTTGTGCCCGAGGAACGCGGCATTTTTGCCAGCCTCAGCGTCGAGGAAAACCTGATGCTGCCGCCGAAAATTTCCGATAGCGGCATGAGCATCGAGGAAATATACGACCTGTTTCCGAACCTTTATGAACGTAAAACCAGTTCCGGCACCAAACTTTCGGGTGGCGAACAGCAGATGCTGGCCATGGCGCGTATGCTGCGCATCGGCGTTGACATGCTTTTGCTTGATGAACCGACCGAGGGCCTGGCCCCGGTCATTGTTCAGCGCATTGGCGAGGTTTTACAGACCCTGAAACAGCGTGGCATGACCATTTTGCTGATCGAGCAGAATTTCCGCTTCGCCAGCAAAATCGCCGACCGTTTTTACCTGATGGAACATGGCCTTGTTTCCGCAGGATTTGACGCCAGCGAACTGCCTGCGCGCATGGATATGCTGCACGAGGTTCTAGGAGTTTAA
- a CDS encoding ABC transporter ATP-binding protein: protein MATGELQNPGMSQNANEARVVLSARDLRRDFGGFTAVNNVNLDVHHARVHALIGPNGAGKTTVFNLLTKFLQPTSGTITLLGHDITKTPPANVARMGLVRSFQISAVFPHLTVLENVRVALQRPGGLAIQFWRSMNTLDSLNDRAMELLKSVGLEKDGDSYAADLSYGRKRVLEIATTLSLDPKVLLLDEPMAGMGQEDVGRVAEIIREVARSRAVLMVEHNLKVVADLCDHITVLQRGEILAEGNYDTVSNDERVRVAYMGTDDE, encoded by the coding sequence ATGGCAACCGGAGAACTTCAAAATCCCGGTATGTCGCAAAACGCGAACGAGGCACGAGTGGTTCTTTCCGCTCGTGACCTCCGCCGCGATTTTGGTGGCTTTACCGCGGTCAACAATGTCAACCTGGATGTCCATCATGCCCGGGTGCATGCGCTGATCGGCCCGAATGGCGCAGGCAAAACCACTGTTTTCAATCTGCTAACAAAGTTTCTTCAACCCACAAGTGGTACAATCACCCTTCTGGGTCATGACATTACCAAAACCCCGCCCGCCAATGTCGCGCGTATGGGACTGGTGCGCTCATTCCAGATTTCGGCGGTATTTCCGCATCTGACGGTTCTGGAAAATGTGCGTGTCGCCCTGCAACGTCCTGGTGGCCTTGCCATCCAGTTCTGGCGGTCGATGAACACGCTAGACAGCCTCAATGACCGCGCGATGGAGCTTTTGAAATCCGTCGGGCTGGAAAAGGATGGCGATAGCTACGCTGCCGACCTTTCCTATGGTCGCAAGCGTGTGCTTGAAATTGCAACCACCCTGTCGCTGGACCCGAAAGTCCTGCTGCTTGATGAACCAATGGCGGGCATGGGCCAGGAAGATGTGGGCCGGGTTGCCGAAATTATCCGTGAAGTGGCGCGTAGCCGTGCCGTTCTGATGGTGGAACATAACCTGAAGGTCGTGGCGGATCTGTGTGACCATATCACCGTGCTTCAGCGCGGCGAAATTCTGGCCGAAGGCAATTATGACACCGTCAGCAACGACGAACGCGTAAGAGTTGCCTATATGGGGACAGATGATGAGTGA
- a CDS encoding ABC transporter substrate-binding protein → MKKLAMASLAVMAAAAALPAHAAGVSDDIVKIGILNDQSGVYADFGGKWSYEAAKMAVEDFGGTVLDKKIEVITADHQNKPDVAANIARQWYDEDKVDAIMELTTSSVALAVQGISKEKKKIDIVTGAATTALTGDQCSPYGFHWAYDTHALAVGTGGALVKNGGDTWYFLTADYAFGYSLEEQTSKFVTDNGGKVLGSVRHPLSSTDFSSFLLQAQASGAKVIGLADAGLDTANAIKQASEFGIVQGGQRLAALLFTLAEVHGLGAEAAQGLSLTEGFYWDRNDESREFGKRFHDRTGRMPNMIQAGTYSAVLQYLKAIKEVGTDETEAVAKALHEMPVNDVFAHNGKVGANGRMIYDMYLMEVKKPSEMKGDWDYYNVLDTVPGDKAFIAPSESGCALAQ, encoded by the coding sequence ATGAAGAAACTCGCGATGGCATCACTTGCCGTCATGGCGGCCGCTGCTGCACTTCCGGCACATGCGGCTGGTGTTTCCGACGATATCGTTAAAATCGGCATTCTCAATGACCAGTCCGGCGTTTACGCCGATTTCGGTGGTAAATGGTCTTATGAAGCCGCCAAAATGGCCGTCGAAGATTTCGGCGGAACCGTTCTGGACAAGAAAATCGAAGTCATCACCGCCGACCACCAGAACAAGCCTGATGTTGCGGCCAACATTGCCCGTCAGTGGTATGACGAAGACAAGGTTGATGCGATCATGGAACTGACGACCTCGTCAGTCGCACTGGCTGTTCAGGGTATTTCCAAAGAAAAGAAAAAGATCGACATCGTAACCGGTGCGGCAACGACCGCGCTAACCGGTGACCAGTGCTCGCCCTATGGCTTCCATTGGGCCTATGACACCCACGCCCTTGCAGTTGGTACGGGTGGCGCACTCGTGAAAAACGGTGGCGATACCTGGTACTTCCTGACGGCCGATTACGCTTTTGGCTATTCGCTCGAAGAACAGACCTCGAAATTTGTTACCGACAATGGTGGTAAGGTTCTGGGTTCGGTGCGCCATCCACTTTCCAGCACCGATTTCTCGTCCTTCCTGCTCCAGGCACAGGCATCGGGTGCCAAGGTCATCGGTCTTGCCGATGCCGGCCTTGATACCGCCAATGCCATCAAACAGGCATCGGAATTCGGTATCGTTCAGGGCGGTCAGCGCCTTGCCGCCCTTCTGTTTACCCTGGCCGAAGTGCATGGCCTGGGTGCCGAAGCCGCACAGGGCCTGTCCCTGACCGAAGGTTTCTATTGGGACCGCAATGATGAATCGCGCGAATTTGGTAAACGCTTCCATGATCGTACCGGCCGCATGCCGAACATGATCCAGGCAGGCACCTATTCGGCTGTTCTTCAGTATCTCAAGGCGATCAAGGAAGTTGGCACGGATGAAACCGAAGCCGTCGCCAAAGCCCTGCATGAAATGCCGGTCAATGACGTGTTTGCCCATAACGGCAAAGTCGGCGCCAACGGCCGCATGATCTATGACATGTATCTGATGGAAGTCAAAAAGCCGTCCGAAATGAAGGGCGACTGGGACTACTACAATGTTCTTGATACCGTCCCCGGTGACAAGGCATTCATCGCCCCGTCCGAAAGCGGCTGCGCACTGGCGCAATAA
- a CDS encoding LysR family transcriptional regulator, with product MNNFSWDDLQYFLAVARDGQLSAAARRLRTSHVTVARRIDRLEQRLGAKLFERNPRGYVLTPLGARLMSPTETMAQEADKLLGEVGTGSFALSGVVRFSVPEGFGNFFIGEKLPFFAKRHPSLSIEMVNIQQIVSLSRREADISVALNTPKTGSYHREKISSYALYVYASRQYLAEHGPITDRAQLSSHSFIGYIEDMIFTQELNYLAELMPGFRAGYQSSSVFAQLKATRAGFGLCILPYFMAVAFDDLVPVLPETVKIMRDYWMVCHSDMINVARIRLLADFIREETHAATDLLTAASMPAVRDA from the coding sequence ATGAACAATTTTTCCTGGGATGATTTGCAGTATTTTCTGGCTGTCGCGCGAGACGGGCAATTGTCCGCTGCCGCACGCCGCCTGCGCACAAGTCACGTTACGGTAGCAAGGCGTATCGACCGCCTTGAACAGCGTTTGGGCGCCAAATTATTTGAGCGGAATCCCCGTGGTTATGTGCTTACGCCATTGGGCGCGCGCCTGATGTCGCCAACTGAAACAATGGCGCAGGAAGCCGATAAATTATTGGGAGAGGTGGGCACCGGGTCATTTGCCCTAAGCGGGGTTGTACGTTTTAGTGTGCCCGAAGGGTTTGGCAATTTTTTCATTGGTGAAAAGCTGCCGTTTTTTGCCAAACGCCATCCCAGCCTGTCGATTGAAATGGTCAATATTCAGCAGATCGTTTCGCTTTCACGCCGCGAAGCCGATATTTCGGTCGCGCTGAATACCCCCAAAACCGGGTCTTACCATCGCGAGAAAATATCAAGCTATGCACTGTATGTTTACGCATCGCGGCAATATCTGGCGGAACACGGACCAATCACCGATCGTGCGCAATTATCCTCGCATTCATTCATTGGCTATATCGAGGATATGATTTTTACCCAGGAACTGAACTATCTGGCCGAACTGATGCCGGGCTTTCGCGCGGGCTATCAAAGTTCGAGTGTATTTGCGCAGCTTAAAGCAACCCGGGCGGGGTTCGGGCTGTGCATATTGCCGTATTTTATGGCGGTTGCCTTTGATGACCTGGTGCCGGTTTTACCCGAAACCGTAAAAATCATGCGCGATTACTGGATGGTATGCCATAGCGATATGATCAATGTGGCGCGGATTCGCCTGCTGGCGGATTTCATCCGCGAAGAAACCCACGCCGCAACCGATCTGTTGACCGCAGCATCCATGCCCGCCGTACGTGATGCCTGA
- a CDS encoding DeoR/GlpR family DNA-binding transcription regulator, with protein sequence MGKLDRRRREILEKVAVSGFMTIDALATHFDVTPQTIRRDINEMAEEGLIARYHGGAASLSTTENTAYTDRQVLNLEAKRKIARLVARHIPEGASLFINIGTTTEEVARALSDHKNLKIITNNLHVAEICAANPGFEVIIAGGVVRQRDFGIIGEATIDFISQFKVDYAIIGISGVDEDGSLMDFDYREVRVARAIISNSRQTFLCTDLSKFGRRAMVRLGHLSEVDALFTDVAPGKAWENILEQADLSVYCAD encoded by the coding sequence ATGGGTAAATTGGACAGGCGCCGCCGGGAAATTCTGGAGAAGGTAGCCGTTAGCGGCTTTATGACCATCGATGCACTGGCGACGCATTTTGATGTTACCCCGCAGACCATCCGTCGCGATATCAATGAAATGGCCGAAGAAGGGCTGATTGCCCGTTATCATGGCGGTGCGGCAAGCCTTTCGACCACTGAAAATACGGCTTACACGGACCGCCAGGTTCTTAATCTTGAGGCGAAACGCAAAATCGCCCGTCTGGTGGCACGTCACATTCCCGAAGGGGCGTCGCTTTTTATCAATATCGGAACGACGACCGAAGAAGTCGCCCGTGCCCTGTCTGATCACAAGAACCTTAAGATCATTACCAATAACCTGCATGTCGCCGAGATTTGCGCTGCTAACCCGGGATTTGAGGTGATTATTGCTGGTGGTGTCGTGCGTCAGCGTGACTTTGGCATTATCGGTGAAGCCACTATCGACTTTATCAGCCAGTTCAAGGTTGATTACGCGATTATCGGTATTTCCGGTGTTGATGAAGATGGCAGCCTGATGGATTTTGACTATCGCGAAGTGCGTGTTGCCCGCGCGATCATTTCCAATTCCCGCCAGACATTTTTGTGCACTGACCTTTCCAAATTCGGCCGTCGCGCAATGGTGCGGCTTGGCCATTTATCCGAGGTCGACGCCCTGTTTACCGATGTTGCGCCAGGCAAGGCATGGGAAAACATCCTTGAACAGGCGGATCTGTCCGTTTATTGCGCGGATTGA
- a CDS encoding ABC transporter ATP-binding protein produces the protein MTLPNDTAQNPANATSPFLAIHNLVKKFGENTVLDDVSLSLDRGQTMAIIGPSAAGKSVLLKCMAGVYGANQGSVLIEGKNIAENDASNDASWTDRVGMLFQQNALFDSLPIWQNVCFQLIENGSLSRKQAKERAVELLGLVGLDADSATLRPADLSGGMQKRVGIARAIANNPEILLLDNPTAGLDPVLSNHIENMIETIAKKHKTTVITVTNDMEIARNRYDFLTMMHEGRVYWSGKRDDISDAHNEHLTQMLKGSSQGPISMRTRNRGQHLVA, from the coding sequence ATGACATTGCCCAACGATACCGCCCAAAACCCGGCAAACGCGACCTCGCCTTTTTTGGCTATTCATAATCTGGTCAAAAAATTTGGCGAAAACACCGTGCTGGATGATGTCAGCCTGTCGCTTGATCGCGGGCAGACAATGGCGATTATCGGCCCGTCGGCAGCGGGCAAAAGCGTGCTGCTGAAATGTATGGCCGGTGTTTATGGTGCCAATCAGGGCTCGGTCCTGATCGAGGGCAAAAACATCGCCGAAAACGATGCCAGCAATGACGCAAGCTGGACCGATCGTGTCGGCATGCTGTTTCAGCAAAACGCCCTGTTTGACAGCCTGCCGATCTGGCAAAATGTCTGCTTTCAGCTGATCGAGAACGGCAGCCTGTCACGAAAACAGGCAAAGGAACGCGCCGTCGAACTTTTGGGGCTGGTTGGCCTGGATGCCGATAGTGCAACTTTACGTCCGGCCGACCTTTCGGGCGGTATGCAAAAGCGTGTGGGTATTGCGCGTGCCATTGCCAACAACCCGGAAATCCTGTTGCTGGATAACCCAACAGCCGGCCTTGACCCTGTGCTTTCCAATCATATTGAAAACATGATTGAAACCATCGCCAAAAAGCACAAAACGACCGTCATCACCGTGACCAATGACATGGAAATCGCGCGTAACCGTTATGATTTCCTGACCATGATGCATGAAGGCCGGGTCTATTGGAGTGGCAAGCGCGACGATATTTCCGATGCCCACAACGAGCACCTGACACAGATGCTTAAGGGTTCATCCCAGGGGCCGATTTCGATGCGCACACGAAATCGCGGGCAACATCTCGTCGCCTGA
- a CDS encoding amino acid ABC transporter ATP-binding protein, which yields MTATETTNNVAPPPSNEDVITIRKANKWYGNFHVLKDVDLTVRKGERIVICGPSGSGKSTLIRCLNRLEAYQAGEITVDGILLGDDVKNIEAVRREVCMVFQHFNLFPHMTVLENLTLAPIWVRKTPKKEAIELAMHYLKRVRIAEQAHKYPGQLSGGQQQRVAIARSLCMQPKIMLFDEPTSALDPEMVKEVLDVMVELAKEGMTMLCVTHEMGFAKEVADRVVFMDAGEIVEMGEPHDFFANPKSERTKLFLSQILSH from the coding sequence ATGACTGCTACTGAAACCACCAATAATGTTGCTCCGCCGCCGTCGAACGAAGACGTGATCACCATTCGCAAGGCGAACAAGTGGTATGGCAACTTTCACGTTCTCAAAGACGTGGATCTTACCGTTCGCAAGGGTGAACGTATCGTCATCTGTGGGCCGTCGGGTTCGGGTAAATCCACCCTTATCCGCTGCCTGAACCGTCTTGAAGCCTATCAGGCTGGCGAGATTACGGTTGATGGCATTCTGCTGGGCGACGATGTGAAAAACATCGAAGCTGTGCGCCGCGAAGTTTGCATGGTGTTCCAGCATTTCAACCTTTTCCCGCACATGACCGTGCTGGAAAACCTCACCCTGGCGCCGATCTGGGTTCGCAAAACCCCGAAGAAAGAAGCCATCGAACTTGCCATGCACTACCTGAAGCGTGTTCGCATTGCAGAACAGGCCCACAAATATCCGGGTCAGCTTTCCGGTGGTCAGCAGCAGCGTGTGGCCATTGCACGTTCACTGTGCATGCAGCCGAAAATCATGCTGTTCGATGAGCCGACCTCGGCCCTTGACCCGGAAATGGTCAAGGAAGTTCTCGACGTGATGGTTGAACTGGCAAAAGAAGGCATGACCATGCTGTGCGTGACGCACGAAATGGGCTTTGCCAAAGAAGTTGCCGACCGCGTTGTGTTCATGGATGCCGGTGAAATTGTAGAAATGGGTGAACCCCATGACTTCTTCGCCAATCCGAAAAGCGAACGTACCAAACTGTTCCTTAGCCAGATCCTTTCGCACTAA
- a CDS encoding amino acid ABC transporter permease, giving the protein MATSTQLPPGPNGSVGQRAVIWVRRNLFNSWFNSILTILAIAFVVWIVPPIFEWAVLNATLTPTIEACRETTGACWGFVNANLRLILFGVYPFDQQWRPLLAMIILIGIIVASLAGVRYPRLQKLILPMWIVGIPAIAILMWGGMLGLTYVQNSSWGGLPLTLILSTIGIVFAFPLGLLLALGRQSNMPAIKTLSVVYIEVIRGVPLITVLFMASVMFPLFLPDGVSIDKLLRAQIGIILFTAAYLAEVFRGGLQAVPRGQFEAGDSLGLSYWQSMRLIILPQALRLVIPPTVNSFISMFKDTTLVVIIGLFDLLGAVKLALRSDPAWTRYYVEGYVFAAAIFFLICYSMGRYSAYLEKELRKGERR; this is encoded by the coding sequence ATGGCAACAAGTACCCAACTACCACCGGGCCCGAATGGTTCTGTCGGTCAACGTGCTGTTATCTGGGTTCGCAGAAACCTTTTTAACAGCTGGTTCAACTCGATCCTGACAATTCTCGCCATTGCTTTTGTGGTCTGGATTGTTCCGCCGATCTTTGAATGGGCCGTGCTTAATGCAACGCTGACCCCGACCATCGAAGCCTGCCGCGAAACCACCGGCGCCTGCTGGGGCTTCGTCAATGCCAATCTTCGACTGATCCTGTTTGGGGTTTATCCCTTTGATCAGCAGTGGCGTCCGTTGCTGGCCATGATCATCCTGATCGGCATCATCGTGGCAAGCCTTGCCGGCGTACGTTATCCGCGCCTGCAAAAGCTGATCCTGCCGATGTGGATTGTTGGCATTCCGGCGATTGCCATTCTGATGTGGGGCGGCATGCTTGGCCTTACCTACGTTCAGAACAGCTCGTGGGGCGGCCTGCCGCTGACGCTGATCCTGTCGACGATCGGTATCGTTTTCGCCTTCCCGCTTGGTCTGCTGCTGGCCCTTGGCCGTCAGTCGAACATGCCGGCGATCAAGACCCTGTCAGTGGTCTATATCGAAGTCATTCGTGGCGTCCCGCTGATTACGGTGTTGTTCATGGCATCTGTCATGTTCCCGCTGTTCCTGCCGGATGGCGTTTCCATCGACAAACTTCTGCGTGCCCAGATCGGTATCATCCTGTTTACAGCGGCCTATCTGGCCGAAGTATTCCGTGGTGGTCTGCAGGCTGTTCCGCGTGGCCAGTTTGAAGCAGGTGATTCCCTTGGTCTGTCCTACTGGCAGTCCATGCGCCTGATCATTCTGCCGCAGGCCCTGCGTCTGGTCATTCCGCCAACGGTCAACAGCTTCATCTCGATGTTCAAAGATACGACCCTGGTCGTGATCATCGGTCTGTTCGACCTTCTGGGTGCGGTCAAGCTGGCACTGCGCAGCGACCCTGCCTGGACCCGCTATTATGTCGAAGGTTACGTTTTCGCTGCGGCGATCTTCTTCCTGATCTGTTACTCGATGGGCCGCTATTCCGCATATCTTGAAAAAGAATTGCGCAAGGGCGAGCGCCGGTGA